GGCGCAACTGGCGCTGGCCTGGCTGCTGGACCGGGGCCCGGATGTGGTGCCGATTCCCGGCACCCGCAGCCTGGCGCGCCTGGAGGAGAACGCCCGCGCCGCCCGGCTGCTGCTCACCGATGTCCTGCGGGAGGACCTGCGTGATCTGCTGGCGGCGCATCCGGTCTCGGGGCTTCGCTATCCGGAGGTGTCGATGGCGTTGGTCAACGGCGCGTCGCCGCAGCGCCAGGCGGCCTGAGCGAGGTCAGGCCCGGACCCAGGGCCGGCGCCGAATGCCGGGCCGCTCGTCCAACCTGGTTGATGAGGGCAGTCGACCGGTGGTGTCGATCAGGCCGATCAGGCCGATCAGGCTGATCAGACGAGCCGATCACTTGGGCTGATCGCACCGCGATGCGGCAGCTCTGTGCCGCGTCGCTCCGTCTTCAGCCAGCGATTCCCAGAAAGACCGAGGTGCTGTACAGCGCCTCATCCAGCGACTGACGGAAGGCCGCATCGCGCGGTCGACGTTCGATGAAGCCGAGCTCGTGCACCAGCCGGCCGTGGCTGACTTTCAGGTTGGCCCAGCCGATCATCCGGTCGCCCCACAGCATGGGCAGCGCATAGTGGCCCATGGTGCGCTGAGCGGGCGGGGTGTAGGCCTCGAAGCGATAGGCCCATCCCCACAGGTGTTCGAAGCGTCGCCGGTCCCAGACCAAGGGATCGAACGGCGCGAGAAACCGCAACCGCAGGGGATCCACCTTGTGGCTGCGCGAGGCGGGGTTTTCATCGACCGGCCAGAACCAGGTCACGCCGTCGAGCTTGGTGTGGGCATAGCGCTCGCGGGCTTGCTTGACGACGGACCGCGCCTCGGCATTGAGATGCGGTGCGCCGTAGTTCAGCAGCGTGGTGAGGTAGCCCAGGCTGGCCGCCGGCAGCGGGGCATACAGCCGCACGATGAGGTCGAGCAAGGCGGCGGCACGCGCATGCCGGGCCTCGGGACTGTCGTCCACCGGCCGGTGGTCGATGGCTTCATACACCCGGGTGCCGGTCTCTCGTCGCACCACCCGCAACTGGCCGCGGTAGTGCATGCCGTCCAGCAACTGGGTGCTGGCGTTCAACTCGCCGCCCCAATAGCCCGCCACGCGACCGTGGGAGAACGCCTTCTGCACATCCTGCGGATGGACCCGACCCCGTTCGCGGATGAAGGACAGCACCTCGGCCGCCCGGGCGTTCATCTCCGCGTCCCAGGCGCGGCGGGCGGTGCGGGGATGCATCAGCGCGAGATGTTCCCGAGGCAGGAAACCGTAGTTGACCAGGCAGTCTTCCTCGACGGCCAGCCGTGCATAGCGGCTCTCCAGCTGGCCGGCGCGATAGTCCTTCACCCGATGCATCAGGATCAGATCCTGCGCCCGAGCCGGCGCGCGGATCGGATCCGCCTGGACGAAGCCCAGCCGCTGAATCGCGCGCAGCAGCGTCGTCGGCTTGAAGAAGGTGCGGGCGATGGCGTGGCGCCGCAGCGCGTCGTGGTCGATCACGGGCATGGCGGAGGGGCGGGGCGAGGGCGCGGTCGATGAGGGTGTCGACACGCTATCTCAATCGTCACCCGGATGTGGCAGCAGGCCAGCGGCCGCGGCGAGCGCAGAGGCGATGTGGCCGGCGCTTGAGCTGGAACTTGGGCTTGGCCTTGGGCTGCGACTGCGACCGCGACTGCGGCTGGAGCCGAGGGCTCGCCGGTGGAGGCTCGTCAGCTCGCCGAGGTCCGACGGCGCTGTTCCTCGGTGTCCATCTGCATCTCGTAGCTGAAGAAGCGGTTCCGGCCGGTGGACTTGGCGTTGTAGAGCGCGTCATCCGCCCGCAGGATCAGGCCTTCGGCGCTGGTGCTTTCATCCGGCAGGCAGGTGGTGATGCCGCCGCTGAGGGTGATGCTGGCGCCGGTCGGGGAATCCGGATGCGGAATCGCCGCCAGCTCGATGGTGCGGATCAGCGCCCGGGCATAAGTCATCGCACCGGAGCGTGGCGTGTTGGGCAGCACCAGCGCGAATTCCTCGCCGCCGTAGCGGCCGGCGCAGTCGCTCGGGCGGCGGCAGGTTTCCTTCAGCAACTGCGCCACGCGGCGCAGGCAGGCATCACCGGCCACATGGCCGGCGGTGTCGTTGTAGCGTTTGAAGTGGTCCACATCGCACAGCACCAGGGTCAGCGGCTTGGCCTCGCGGCGGGCGAGTTCCAGCTCCTGCTGCAGCCGGGCATCGAGCGCGCGGCGGTTCATCAGCCCGGTGAGGGCGTCGACGGTGGAGAGCTTCTCCAGCTGCGCATTGGCGGTGCGCAGCTCTTCGGACATCTTCACCAGCCGCTGCCGCATCTGGGCCAGACGCTGCATGGCCCGCAGCTTGGCATGCAGGATCATCGGCGAGACCGGCTTGACGAGGTAGTCGTCCCCGCCGGATTCGATGCCCTTCCAGACATCCGCCGCCTGGTTGAACTGGGACAGGAAGATGATCGGCGTCCAGCCGCCGGGCTCGGCCGCGCGCATTTCGCGGGCGGTCCAGTAGCCGTCCTGGCCCGGCATTTCCACATCCATCAGCACGATGTCGGGCCGATAGCGGCGGAACAGCTCCAGCGCCCAGGAAGCGCTGTCGGCTTCCAGCACCCGATGGCCGACCCGGTCCAGTTCGGCGGTCAAGGCCACGCGGGTGGCGCTCTGGTCGTCGACGATCAGGATGGTCAGCGGCGCGGGTGTGGAGGGCGTCGGGCTCATCCCGCGATTGTGCCGGGGCCACAATGAAACGGGCCGCCAGAGGCGGCCCGGAGTGGGGGGGAAGTCGCGGTGCTTCGTGGCAAAACACCGGGCCTGCGCAGCAGGCGACGAACTTACAGCCCGGCGGCGGCGCGCAGCGCCTTCGCCTTGTCGGTGCGCTCCCACGAAAACTCGGGCTCTTCACGACCGAAGTGACCGTAGGCCGCCGTCTTCGTGTAGATCGGACGCAGCAGATCCAGCATCTGGATGATGCCCTTCGGACGCAGGTCGAAGTGCTCGTTGACCAGCGCGGCGATCTGCTCGTCGGGGATGACACCGGTGCCTTCCGTGTAGACCGTCACATTCATCGGACGGGCCACGCCGATCGCATAGGCGACCTGGATCTGGCACTGGCGCGCCAAGCCGGCGGCCACGATGTTCTTGGCCACATAGCGGGCGGCGTAGGCGGCAGAGCGGTCCACCTTCGTCGGATCCTTGCCCGAGAACGCGCCACCGCCGTGCGGGCAGGCGCCGCCGTAGGTGTCGACGATGATCTTGCGACCGGTCAGGCCGCAATCGCCCTGCGGGCCGCCGATGAC
The Roseateles amylovorans genome window above contains:
- a CDS encoding DNA glycosylase AlkZ-like family protein; this encodes MPVIDHDALRRHAIARTFFKPTTLLRAIQRLGFVQADPIRAPARAQDLILMHRVKDYRAGQLESRYARLAVEEDCLVNYGFLPREHLALMHPRTARRAWDAEMNARAAEVLSFIRERGRVHPQDVQKAFSHGRVAGYWGGELNASTQLLDGMHYRGQLRVVRRETGTRVYEAIDHRPVDDSPEARHARAAALLDLIVRLYAPLPAASLGYLTTLLNYGAPHLNAEARSVVKQARERYAHTKLDGVTWFWPVDENPASRSHKVDPLRLRFLAPFDPLVWDRRRFEHLWGWAYRFEAYTPPAQRTMGHYALPMLWGDRMIGWANLKVSHGRLVHELGFIERRPRDAAFRQSLDEALYSTSVFLGIAG
- a CDS encoding GGDEF domain-containing response regulator → MSPTPSTPAPLTILIVDDQSATRVALTAELDRVGHRVLEADSASWALELFRRYRPDIVLMDVEMPGQDGYWTAREMRAAEPGGWTPIIFLSQFNQAADVWKGIESGGDDYLVKPVSPMILHAKLRAMQRLAQMRQRLVKMSEELRTANAQLEKLSTVDALTGLMNRRALDARLQQELELARREAKPLTLVLCDVDHFKRYNDTAGHVAGDACLRRVAQLLKETCRRPSDCAGRYGGEEFALVLPNTPRSGAMTYARALIRTIELAAIPHPDSPTGASITLSGGITTCLPDESTSAEGLILRADDALYNAKSTGRNRFFSYEMQMDTEEQRRRTSAS